TGCCCGGATTCGAGATCGAGGACGGGCTGGTTGACACCGCGGTGACCGAAGGTCATCTTCTCGGTGGTGCCGCCAAGCGCTTCGGCGACGATCTGCTGGCCGAGACAGATGCCGGCGACGGGGGTGTCCTCAACGAATTCCTCGACGAGGGTGATTGCCTGCTCGAAGTTGACCGGGTCGCCGGGGCCGTTCGAGACGAACAGGAGGTCGGGGTCGACGGCCTCGACATCGGCGACGCTCGTGTCGTAGGGTAGCACGTGGACGGTCGCGTCGCGTGCGACCAGTGAGTCGACGATCGAACCCTTCGCGCCGCAGTCGATCAGGGCGACGGTCTCGCCGTCGTTGTCCTCGCCGTAGACCGTGGGTTCGTCGACGCTGACCTGCGCGCCGATGTCGGTGTGGTCGCTCATGGCCTTGCACTGCTCGAGTTGCTCTAAGGCGTCGTCCTCGGTGACGTCCTCGCCGACGGCGATGCCGCACTTCATCGCACCGCCGTCGCGGATATCGGTGACGATGTTGCGGGTATCAAGGTGGTCAACCGCAGGAACGCCCTCACTCTCGAGCCAGTCGACGACGTCCTCGGTGAGTTCCTTCGCGACGACGCCGCGGGGGTGGACGCGCTCGTCCTCGAAACGCTCCTCGCGGACGCCGTAGTTACCGATCAGCGGATACGAGAACGTGAGAATCTGCTCCTCGTAGGAGGGGTCGGTCAGACTCTCCTCGTAGCCGGTGTATGCTGTCGTGAAAACAATTTCACCGCGAGCCGTTCCTGACGCACGACCACGCCCCTCGAGTACGTGGCCGCCTTCCAGTGCGACGTAGGCTTCCGTCATTACGATCTACGTATCGGATGGACCGTCATAAGTGTTGTCTTCGAAGCTCAGTTACGATTTTCGTAATCGGTAAGTGCAAGTCACACGTAGGTACGCATCTTCATGGACGACCTGGACCGACAGATCCTCGATATCCTCCGGCGGGACAGCCGAACGCCGTACACCGAGATCGCCGACGAGGTCGGAACGAGCGAGGGGACCGTCCGCAACCGCGTCGAGCGGATGATGGACGACGACGTCATCGAACGCTTCACCATTTCGACCCGGACCGGCAACGTCCAGGCGATGCTCGAGATCAGCGTCGCAGTCGACGTCGACACCAAGGGTGTCTCCGAGCGGATGGCTGAATGGGATGAGGTCGACTTCGTCTGGATGGTCTCGGGCGAGCAGGACGTCGTGCTCGTGGTCGACGCCGCGGACACACGCGGGGTCAACGATCTCATCACGAAAGCGCGCGATCAAGAGGAGGTCGTGAGCACGAAAACGCGTCTGATTCTGGACGAAGAGCTCGGCTAGGACGAGCGGTCAAACGTGTTAGTCGAGTTCCCCGAACCGATCGGGTGGCCGCCGGTTGTCGGTCGCTTGCTCGAAGGCGTACGCCAGTTCGAACAGGCGGGATTCAGTGAACGCCCTGCCGAGCAGTTCGATACCGACCGGGAGCCCGTCGTCCGTGAAGCCGGCCGGCACGACAATAGCGGGCAGTCCCGTATGCGCGGACAGCTCGCAGTTCATCTCTTCGAACGGCTGGTGTTCGGGAATCTCGACGGGAGGAATCGTCGATGGCGGATACAGGATGGCGTCGAGGTCGTGCTCAACCAGCCTCGAGAGCGTCGTCTCCGCGAGTCGCCGTCGCCGCCGGAGTCGCCGGAGGTACCCGACGTTCTTGTCCAGCGACTCGGTGTCCACGTCGAGGATACCGGCCTCCCCCAACCGGGATTCGATCGATGGGGCGACCGTTCCCGTGTCGACGACCTCGGTCAACGAGTCGTGGGGCGTCGCGTCCCCGAGTTCCGACAGGTACTCGTCGAAGTCACGCGCGAACTCGTACTGAAGCACTCGAGCGCTCGCGAGGCGGTCGACGTCGACAACCTCAACGGGGTCGACGATCGTCGCACCGGCCGCTTCCATCGCCTCGATAGCATCCTCAACGACGGTAGTGACCGCCTCGGCGTCGGCCGCGGACGCGTTCTCCTCGTTCTGGAGACCGAAGAACTGCCGGGCGATGCCGATGCGTGCACCGTCGAGACCGCCATCGTCGAGGTGGGAGACGTAGCCGTCCGCCGGAACCTGTCCCGCGCCCCTGGCCGTGACCGGGTCTTCGGGGTCGTAGCCGGCCACGACCTCGAGCAGCCGCGCAGCGTCCGCGACGGTCCGGGTGATGGGACCCAGCGTGTCCTGCGTCTCGCTCAGCGGGACGATGCCCGTCCGGCTAACCAACCCTCTGGTCGGGCGGACACCGACGACATCGTTGAATGCGGGCGGTGACCGGACGGACGAGCAGGTGTCGGTCCCCGTTCCGATAGCGCCGAGATTCGCGGCGATAGCCGCCGCAGTGCCGCCGCTGGACCCCGCCGGCCGTCGATCGAGGTCGTAGGCGTTCCGCGTCGCACCGCCGAGCGAGCTGATCGTGTCGACGCCGAACGACAGCTCCTGCAGGTTCGCCTTCGCGATGATGACGACGCCGGCGTCACGGAGCCACTTGACGGCGAACGCGTCGCGTGACGGCGTGGACTCTGCGAGCGCTGCCGACCCCGCCGTA
This genomic stretch from Natrinema sp. SYSU A 869 harbors:
- the carA gene encoding glutamine-hydrolyzing carbamoyl-phosphate synthase small subunit; amino-acid sequence: MTEAYVALEGGHVLEGRGRASGTARGEIVFTTAYTGYEESLTDPSYEEQILTFSYPLIGNYGVREERFEDERVHPRGVVAKELTEDVVDWLESEGVPAVDHLDTRNIVTDIRDGGAMKCGIAVGEDVTEDDALEQLEQCKAMSDHTDIGAQVSVDEPTVYGEDNDGETVALIDCGAKGSIVDSLVARDATVHVLPYDTSVADVEAVDPDLLFVSNGPGDPVNFEQAITLVEEFVEDTPVAGICLGQQIVAEALGGTTEKMTFGHRGVNQPVLDLESGQVVMTTQNHGYTVADPGEHLEITQINVNDDTPEGIDGIEYDVITRQYHPEANPGPEDTLDFFDDVLAMAESQTEQAVPADD
- a CDS encoding Lrp/AsnC family transcriptional regulator, yielding MDDLDRQILDILRRDSRTPYTEIADEVGTSEGTVRNRVERMMDDDVIERFTISTRTGNVQAMLEISVAVDVDTKGVSERMAEWDEVDFVWMVSGEQDVVLVVDAADTRGVNDLITKARDQEEVVSTKTRLILDEELG
- a CDS encoding amidase family protein, translated to MSTSPTDSFDLVEATIADIHAAMADERVTAEALVDRYLARIDAYDGDLNAILTINDDARRRARRLDARFESDGFVGPLHGVPVVLKDNQNTHDMPTTAGSAALAESTPSRDAFAVKWLRDAGVVIIAKANLQELSFGVDTISSLGGATRNAYDLDRRPAGSSGGTAAAIAANLGAIGTGTDTCSSVRSPPAFNDVVGVRPTRGLVSRTGIVPLSETQDTLGPITRTVADAARLLEVVAGYDPEDPVTARGAGQVPADGYVSHLDDGGLDGARIGIARQFFGLQNEENASAADAEAVTTVVEDAIEAMEAAGATIVDPVEVVDVDRLASARVLQYEFARDFDEYLSELGDATPHDSLTEVVDTGTVAPSIESRLGEAGILDVDTESLDKNVGYLRRLRRRRRLAETTLSRLVEHDLDAILYPPSTIPPVEIPEHQPFEEMNCELSAHTGLPAIVVPAGFTDDGLPVGIELLGRAFTESRLFELAYAFEQATDNRRPPDRFGELD